GCAAACCATGGGCTCGAGCGAAGGCATAGAGGGCGCCCATCTGGTATAAGAGATAATTTTCGATCTCGGTTAGAGTAAGATCCATGCGCCTCCGCCCAAACCCCATTAGGTCCGGGTAACCCGGATGGGCCCCCACCGCTACTCCTTTCTCTTTGGCCAGGCGGACTGTCTGCTCCATAACCATCGGATCTCCAGCATGCCAGCCGCAGGCAATGTTGGCCGAGGAGATGTAGTCCATGACTTCTTTATCCCGGCCCAATTTGTAGACGCCGAAACTTTCCCCCATATCACAGTTGATATCAATTCGATCGGGCAAGGTCTCCTCCTTTTTTATTATTGGCCACAGAGCACACAGAGAGGTCAGAGAAAGTTAAAAATCAAAATAGGTGTAAAAACAATTTTTGCTTTTATCTTACCTCGGTGTTCTCTGTGCCCTCTGTGGCGAAAAAGTTTTTATTCGTTCGGGCCACAAAGGTAGCAGGCTACCCAGTGGTTGGGCTCGATCTCCTTGAACTGGGGGACTTCCTGGTCACAAAGCTCAAACCTATGGGGGCAACGGGTGTGGAAGTTGCAACCCGAGGGCGGATGGATGGGACTGGGCACCTCTCCTTGCAGGAGGATCCTTTTGCGTTCGAGGGTGGGGTCAGGAATGGGATTTGCCGAGAGCAAAGCCTGGGTATAGGGGTGCTTTGGGCTGCGGTAGAGGTCCTCACTTTTAGCCAGCTCGGCGATCCGGCCCAGGTGCATGACGGCCACCCGGTCGCTGATGTGTTCCACCACGTGGAGATCATGAGCGATGAACAGATAGGTCAGGTGAAATTCCTCTTGCAGATCTTCCAACAAGTTCAGAACTTGAGCCTGGATGGAAACATCCAGGGCGGATACGGGCTCATCGGCGATGATCAACTTGGGGTTCAAGGCCAGGGCCCTGGCGATGCCGATGCGTTGCCGCTGGCCCCCGCTGAATTCATGAGGATAACGGTTGATGTGCTCCGGCCTCAGTCCCACGACTTCCATCAACTTTAAGACCCGTTCCGCCCGTTCTTTCTTGGTGCCGATATTGTGGATGATTAGAGGTTCCCCGATGATCGAGCCCACGGTTTTCCGGGGGTTCAAAGAAGAATAGGGATCCTGGAAGATGATCTGCATCTGCCGCCGGAGCTGGCGCAGGCGCTCGGAGCTGTAACGGAGGATGTCGTCCCCCTCGAAAAAAATCTGCCCCTCAGTGGGCTCCTCCAGCCGAAGGATCAGCCTGCCCAGCGTTGATTTCCCGCAGCCGGATTCTCCGACCAGGCCCAGCGTTTCTCCCCGGTGGATGGTTAGGTTCACTCCCACCACAGCCTGGACGAAAATTTTCTCTCGCGAGAAAAAATGGGTGTGTACCGGAAAGAATTTTTTTAGATTTTTGACTTCAACGAGGTTGCCGTTTTCACTCATTGGAAAAGAATCCACTCATCACATATTTTGGGACACAGCTGAACACAGATTTTTTAAAAAATGTGCAAAAGAGTCTAAGGAATTTACACGAGTATAGTTTTTTTATCTGTGAAAATCTGTGTCCTAATTGAATTTTCGTTCATGCAACCAGCAACGCACGAAATGCCCCCGATCACCTTCGATCAGCTGGGGTTCTTCCTCACACCGATCGAAGACATATTTGCAGCGATTAGAAAACTTGCACCCTGGGGGAAGATCCAGGAGCGAAGGGACTAAACCCGGGATCGCTTCCAGCCTTTGTTTCCGGCCGTGGTGTTCATCCAGCCGGGGGATCGATTGCAGCAAACCCTGGGTGTAAGGATGTTTCGGGCGGGCAAACAGGGGTCGAACTTCGGTGTATTCAACGATCCGTCCGGCATACATCACGGCTACTTTCCTGGCGGTTTCGGCAATGACTCCCAGATTGTGGGTGATCAGAATGACGGACATTCCTTTCTCTTTCTGCAGGCGATTGATGAGTTCCAAAATCTGGGCCTGAATGGTCACATCCAACGCCGTAGTGGGCTCATCGGCGATCATCAGCTTGGGGCTGCAGGCCAGGGCCATGGCGATCATCGCCCGCTGGCGCATACCCCCGCTCAACTGGTGGGGGTATTCCGTCACCCGGCGCTCGGGAGAGGGGATGCCGACCAGCTTGAGCATCTCGATCGAGCGATTCCAGGCTTCCTTCCGGGACAGCCCTTCATGCAGCCGCAGCACTTCGGAGATCTGATCCCCGATCTGAAAAACCGGATTCAGAGAGGTCATAGGTTCCTGGAAGATCATGGAAATAGAACGGCCGCGGATCTTCCGCATCTCGGCTTCAGAAAGAGTAAGCAGGTTGTTTCCGCTGAAGAAAATTTCCCCGTTGACAATCCTTCCCGGAGGGTCCGGGACGAGGCGCATGATGGAGAGCGCCGTGACGCTTTTGCCGCAACCGGATTCCCCCACTACACCCAGGGTTCCTCCTTCTTCCAGCTCTAAGTCCACTCCATCAACAGCTTTGGCCACCCCTTCATCCGTGAAGAAGTAGGTATTCAGGTTGCGAATCTTTAATAAAGTATTGTTTTCACGGCCCATAAAATTTCCTGTTTCAGTAAAAGACCCGGAGGCGTCGGACGAAAAGGCAAAAATTAAAGATAAAATACCTTAGCTTTTGGTTTTTGTCAAATAATGAATAGAATTTGAATAGAATTTCTTCATTGTATGGCCGATAGATCAGCCTTGCCGCCTGCCCTTGATTTTTGGGTTTAAGAAATCGTTTAGCCAATCTCCCACCAAACTGAGACTTAAAACAATGCTAAAAATTGCCAACCCCGGAAAGGTCACGGTCCACCAGGCTTGCCGTATATATATTCTCGATGAACCGATCATGTACCCCCAGCTCATGACGTTAGGGTCTCCCAGGCCTAAAAAACTCAGCCCAGCCTCAAAAAGAATGGCAATGCCCACGGCCAAAGAAGCATTCACGATCATGGGGGGTAGGGCATTCGGAAGGATTTCCCGCCAAATGATGTGCATATTATTGGCGCCCAGGGCTTTGGAGGCGGCGACAAAATCCCGCGGTAACCTGCCAGTGCCCCAAAAAGGATGCCGACGGTCATCATTACCGCGGCAGCCATGATGCCCACGAAGAAGGAAGTCTTGGCCCCGTGGATGATTCCGGCCAGAACATCCCTTCCCAAATAATCTGTGCCCAAAGGAAAACCACCCCCCGGGGGGAGAAACCGTTTCCCCACCATCTAATACTAATTTGACGTCAAACATAGAGTATTTATCCAATCGAAACAGGTCATTGAACGAACCATTTCGGGGTGATGGAACAGGGTGTTGATGGTTGCGCAAAGAAGATCCACAACCTCATTAAGGGAGTTAAACGTCTTGTTGCCAAAGGCGTCTCTCAAATAGTCCCAGATGTGCTCCACCGGGTTAAGTTCCGGGCTGTAAGGCAACAGGGGGATGAGGACCATGTTTTTCGGAACGCGGAGAGCATGGGCCCGGTGCCATCCAGCGCCGTCAAACAGCATAATGCATAAATCGTCCGAGAACTCTTGGGCCGTATGGGATAAGAAAATGGACATTACTTCGGAGTCAACCCACGGCATGACCAAAGAGGCGAGTCGACCGTCCTTAGGGCTTACGGCAGTCATCACGTAAACATACTCCCGAACTACTTGATGACCTACCACGGGACGGCTGGGCAGAGGAGCCCAACAACGCCTCCGGTCGTTAATGCGACC
The sequence above is a segment of the Deltaproteobacteria bacterium genome. Coding sequences within it:
- a CDS encoding ABC transporter ATP-binding protein; the encoded protein is MGRENNTLLKIRNLNTYFFTDEGVAKAVDGVDLELEEGGTLGVVGESGCGKSVTALSIMRLVPDPPGRIVNGEIFFSGNNLLTLSEAEMRKIRGRSISMIFQEPMTSLNPVFQIGDQISEVLRLHEGLSRKEAWNRSIEMLKLVGIPSPERRVTEYPHQLSGGMRQRAMIAMALACSPKLMIADEPTTALDVTIQAQILELINRLQKEKGMSVILITHNLGVIAETARKVAVMYAGRIVEYTEVRPLFARPKHPYTQGLLQSIPRLDEHHGRKQRLEAIPGLVPSLLDLPPGCKFSNRCKYVFDRCEEEPQLIEGDRGHFVRCWLHERKFN
- a CDS encoding dipeptide ABC transporter ATP-binding protein; this encodes MSENGNLVEVKNLKKFFPVHTHFFSREKIFVQAVVGVNLTIHRGETLGLVGESGCGKSTLGRLILRLEEPTEGQIFFEGDDILRYSSERLRQLRRQMQIIFQDPYSSLNPRKTVGSIIGEPLIIHNIGTKKERAERVLKLMEVVGLRPEHINRYPHEFSGGQRQRIGIARALALNPKLIIADEPVSALDVSIQAQVLNLLEDLQEEFHLTYLFIAHDLHVVEHISDRVAVMHLGRIAELAKSEDLYRSPKHPYTQALLSANPIPDPTLERKRILLQGEVPSPIHPPSGCNFHTRCPHRFELCDQEVPQFKEIEPNHWVACYLCGPNE
- a CDS encoding IS630 family transposase, which translates into the protein MASSRPVRLLFQDEGRFGRINDRRRCWAPLPSRPVVGHQVVREYVYVMTAVSPKDGRLASLVMPWVDSEVMSIFLSHTAQEFSDDLCIMLFDGAGWHRAHALRVPKNMVLIPLLPYSPELNPVEHIWDYLRDAFGNKTFNSLNEVVDLLCATINTLFHHPEMVRSMTCFDWINTLCLTSN